One Peterkaempfera bronchialis DNA window includes the following coding sequences:
- a CDS encoding phosphotransferase family protein, which translates to MTNHDEAAAAVRPLTLAWVGRHLEVGERIVRTEVLHGGITAEMRRLTIGTRDGGPRHLVLRSFVDPFYMGHAEDWLNREAGALTLLTGTGVPAPGLVAVDSTAEHCEYPSLLMTHLAGRTVLDDEGLEMRVPLLARQLVAIHALRPAERPREYVALTTADTVVTPKGADAAAWAAAIDVIRRPAPPYEGRFLHRDFQPGNVLFDVPPPRPAGARIAGVVDWAAASWGPADLDVAHCSTNLALLHGPAWGLRFAEAYEEAGGVLAAAASERLYWQVRDGLACSEEVRSVAQPWRVAGRTDLTTRAVEERLDAYVTTVMDALG; encoded by the coding sequence GTGACCAATCACGATGAGGCGGCGGCGGCGGTCCGACCGTTGACACTGGCTTGGGTGGGCCGGCACCTGGAGGTTGGCGAACGGATCGTCAGAACCGAGGTGCTGCATGGCGGCATCACTGCCGAAATGCGGAGGCTGACCATCGGCACGCGGGACGGAGGCCCCCGTCACCTGGTGCTGCGGAGTTTCGTCGACCCGTTCTACATGGGGCATGCCGAGGACTGGCTGAACAGGGAGGCCGGCGCCCTGACCCTGCTCACGGGGACCGGCGTGCCGGCTCCTGGACTGGTCGCGGTCGACTCGACCGCCGAGCATTGCGAATATCCATCGCTCCTTATGACGCATCTGGCGGGCCGGACGGTCCTCGACGATGAGGGCTTGGAGATGCGCGTCCCTCTGCTGGCCCGTCAACTCGTGGCGATCCACGCGTTGAGACCCGCCGAGCGGCCCCGGGAGTATGTGGCGCTGACGACCGCCGACACCGTCGTGACCCCGAAGGGCGCCGACGCGGCGGCATGGGCCGCGGCGATCGACGTGATCCGCAGGCCCGCGCCGCCCTATGAAGGGCGATTCCTGCACCGGGACTTCCAGCCCGGCAACGTGCTGTTCGATGTACCGCCCCCAAGGCCGGCAGGTGCCCGGATCGCCGGCGTCGTCGACTGGGCAGCGGCTTCCTGGGGTCCGGCGGACCTCGATGTCGCGCACTGCTCCACCAATCTCGCGCTGCTGCACGGCCCGGCGTGGGGTCTGCGGTTCGCTGAGGCGTATGAGGAGGCCGGCGGGGTGCTGGCGGCGGCTGCGAGCGAGCGGCTGTACTGGCAGGTGCGGGACGGGCTGGCGTGCTCGGAAGAAGTGCGATCGGTGGCGCAGCCATGGCGGGTGGCAGGGAGGACAGACCTGACGACGCGAGCCGTGGAGGAGCGGCTGGATGCCTATGTCACCACCGTGATGGACGCGCTGGGCTGA
- a CDS encoding acetyl-CoA C-acetyltransferase: MSEAYIVDAVRTPVGRRNGSLAGVHSADLGAHVLSALMDRTGIDPAAVEDVVFGCLDQLGSQSGDIARTSWLAAGLPESVPGVTIDRQCGSSQQAVHFAAQATMSGLSGLVVAGGVQNMSQIPLTAAALVGPQFGMPDPYSGSRGWRKRYGDQTVSQFHAAELMARHWDLSREEMEEFALNSHQRAAHAVDSGWFEREIAPYVDGETALAVDEGPRRDTSLASMARLKTLDPAGRITAATASQISDGAAALLIASEQAVQDHGLIPRARIHRMTVLGDDPIMMLSAPIPATRKALEDAGLTEGDIDAVEINEAFASVVLAWQREIDIAPERVNPVGGAIALGHPLGATGARLMTTLLHHLERTGGRYGLQTMCEGGGQANVTILERL; the protein is encoded by the coding sequence ATATCTGAGGCATACATCGTCGACGCGGTGCGCACTCCGGTCGGCCGCAGGAACGGTTCGCTGGCCGGGGTCCACTCGGCCGACCTCGGCGCCCATGTACTGAGCGCCCTGATGGACCGGACCGGCATCGACCCGGCGGCCGTCGAGGACGTGGTCTTCGGCTGCCTGGACCAGCTCGGGTCCCAGTCCGGCGACATCGCCCGGACGAGTTGGCTGGCCGCCGGCCTGCCCGAGTCCGTCCCCGGAGTGACCATCGACCGCCAGTGCGGCTCCTCGCAGCAGGCCGTGCATTTCGCCGCCCAGGCCACGATGAGCGGCCTCTCCGGCCTCGTCGTAGCCGGTGGCGTCCAGAACATGTCACAGATCCCGCTCACGGCCGCCGCCCTCGTCGGCCCGCAGTTCGGAATGCCGGACCCGTACTCGGGGTCTCGCGGCTGGCGCAAGCGCTACGGCGACCAGACCGTGAGCCAGTTCCACGCCGCCGAACTCATGGCCCGCCACTGGGACCTCAGCCGTGAGGAGATGGAGGAGTTCGCGCTCAACAGCCACCAGCGGGCCGCGCACGCCGTCGACTCCGGCTGGTTCGAGCGGGAGATCGCACCCTACGTCGACGGCGAGACCGCCCTCGCCGTCGACGAGGGCCCGCGGCGCGACACCAGCCTTGCCTCCATGGCAAGGCTCAAGACGCTGGATCCGGCCGGCCGCATCACCGCGGCGACCGCCTCGCAGATCTCCGACGGGGCAGCCGCCCTGCTGATCGCCTCGGAGCAGGCCGTCCAGGACCACGGCCTCATCCCGCGCGCCCGCATCCACCGGATGACGGTACTCGGCGACGACCCGATCATGATGCTGAGCGCCCCGATCCCGGCGACCCGCAAGGCCCTGGAGGACGCAGGGCTGACCGAGGGCGACATCGATGCCGTCGAGATCAACGAGGCATTCGCCTCGGTGGTCCTCGCCTGGCAGCGGGAGATCGACATCGCTCCGGAGCGGGTCAACCCGGTCGGCGGCGCCATCGCGCTCGGCCACCCGCTGGGCGCGACCGGTGCCCGCCTGATGACGACGCTGCTCCACCATCTGGAGCGCACCGGGGGCCGCTACGGGCTGCAGACCATGTGCGAGGGGGGTGGTCAAGCGAACGTCACCATCCTTGAGCGCCTCTGA
- a CDS encoding enoyl-CoA hydratase/isomerase family protein, translating into MTRDPTAEFSRIEITWERGVTRLHLIRPERRNAIDLRLAQELLRAALLERTASSGCVLLTGAGDHFCVGGDLKAFEAADDLPSHLMEITSYLHAALSRLAAMAAPLVVAAQGHVAGAGLGLACLADVLLTDESATFRSAYGALGLTPDASTSHLLPRLVGLRRAQHMTLLGHVMNAEESEKWGLSTETVPAGQLQKRALEVAVELAAGPTTAYGQTKRLLRSSFARSLADHLEDESVTLSAAAGTADAMEGISAFSGRRSAQFGVRT; encoded by the coding sequence ATGACCAGGGACCCCACTGCGGAGTTCAGCAGGATCGAGATCACCTGGGAGCGCGGGGTCACCCGGCTGCATCTGATCCGCCCGGAGCGGCGCAACGCGATCGACCTGCGGCTCGCCCAGGAACTCCTGCGGGCCGCCCTGCTGGAGCGCACCGCCTCCAGCGGCTGCGTCCTGCTCACCGGAGCCGGCGACCACTTCTGCGTCGGCGGCGATCTGAAGGCGTTCGAGGCGGCGGACGACCTGCCCAGCCATCTGATGGAGATCACCAGCTACCTCCACGCGGCGCTCAGCCGTCTGGCGGCCATGGCCGCCCCGCTGGTGGTCGCCGCGCAGGGCCACGTCGCGGGTGCCGGCCTCGGCCTCGCCTGCCTGGCCGACGTGCTGCTCACCGACGAGAGCGCCACCTTCCGTTCGGCGTACGGCGCGCTCGGTCTGACCCCCGACGCCTCGACCAGCCATCTGCTGCCGCGGCTGGTGGGACTGCGCAGAGCCCAGCACATGACCCTGCTCGGCCATGTGATGAACGCCGAGGAGTCCGAGAAGTGGGGTCTGTCCACCGAGACCGTACCGGCGGGGCAGTTGCAGAAGCGGGCCCTGGAGGTCGCCGTGGAGCTCGCCGCCGGTCCCACCACGGCCTACGGCCAGACCAAGCGGCTGCTGCGGTCCTCGTTCGCCCGCTCTCTCGCCGACCACCTTGAGGACGAGTCGGTGACCCTCAGCGCTGCGGCGGGGACGGCGGACGCCATGGAGGGCATCTCCGCGTTCTCCGGCCGCCGGTCCGCACAGTTCGGAGTACGGACATGA
- a CDS encoding SDR family NAD(P)-dependent oxidoreductase: MDIHGNVALVTGGTSGLGLASARRLVASGARVVFMGRRSDRAEKVTADLGSHAVFVPGDVTRTEDVAAAVDAARSLGRLGALISCAGIAVPGRTLGRRGPLPLEDFERVVRVNLLGTFNVVRLAAEAMAANQPVDGDRGVVVCTSSIAAYEGQEGQTAYTAAKAAIAGMTLPLARDLARHAIRVVTIAPGLFDTPMVAGLSHEARDSLARQTPHPVRLGRTEEFASLVAHIIDNPMLNGEVIRLDGAVRLGPI; the protein is encoded by the coding sequence GTGGACATTCACGGCAATGTCGCGCTGGTCACCGGCGGCACGTCCGGGTTGGGGCTGGCCTCTGCCCGGCGACTCGTCGCCTCCGGTGCCCGGGTGGTCTTCATGGGCCGCCGATCGGACCGGGCGGAGAAGGTCACCGCCGACCTCGGCAGCCACGCCGTCTTCGTACCCGGCGATGTCACCCGTACCGAGGACGTGGCAGCGGCCGTCGACGCGGCCCGTTCGCTGGGGCGGCTCGGAGCGCTGATCAGCTGCGCGGGCATCGCGGTGCCGGGACGCACCCTGGGCCGCAGAGGCCCGCTGCCTCTGGAGGACTTCGAGCGCGTGGTGCGGGTCAACCTCCTGGGCACCTTCAATGTGGTCAGGTTGGCCGCCGAGGCGATGGCCGCCAATCAACCGGTCGACGGCGACCGTGGGGTGGTGGTCTGCACCTCGTCCATCGCCGCGTACGAAGGCCAGGAAGGGCAGACCGCGTACACCGCCGCCAAGGCGGCAATCGCGGGCATGACCCTGCCGCTCGCCCGCGACCTGGCCCGGCACGCGATCCGGGTGGTGACCATCGCCCCGGGCCTGTTCGACACGCCCATGGTCGCCGGACTCTCGCACGAGGCACGCGACTCGCTCGCCCGGCAGACCCCGCATCCCGTACGACTGGGCCGCACCGAGGAGTTCGCGTCGCTGGTCGCGCACATCATCGACAACCCCATGCTCAACGGCGAGGTCATCAGACTGGACGGGGCGGTGCGCCTTGGCCCGATCTGA
- a CDS encoding TetR/AcrR family transcriptional regulator yields MPNTSHTRSASRDPRARRTRALLRAAVLELSMERDLDGIAMSDIAERAEVNRATVYLHYKDREDLLLDATESTMEGIVDAASACRLLADTHTLSDAPPVHLVNLFTLVDRHRAIYRRMLGENGSSRFASRLEQLLAQAWFEQLLTEAVPGSLDETALLLRAHFLSGALVSVISQWTGGRLDRTENEEHDAVSIERIAQATWSLIRRGA; encoded by the coding sequence ATGCCGAACACCTCGCACACCCGAAGCGCCTCGCGTGACCCTCGCGCCCGGCGCACCAGGGCGCTCCTTCGGGCTGCCGTCCTGGAACTCTCGATGGAGAGGGACCTGGACGGCATCGCCATGAGTGACATCGCGGAACGGGCGGAGGTGAACCGCGCCACGGTGTACCTGCACTACAAGGACCGTGAGGACCTGCTGCTCGACGCCACGGAGAGCACCATGGAGGGCATCGTCGACGCGGCGAGCGCCTGCCGACTCCTGGCCGACACGCACACCCTCTCCGACGCCCCCCCGGTCCACCTGGTCAACCTGTTCACCCTTGTCGACCGGCACCGCGCCATCTACCGCCGGATGCTGGGCGAGAACGGCAGCTCCCGGTTCGCCAGCCGACTGGAACAGCTGCTCGCCCAGGCTTGGTTCGAGCAGCTGCTGACCGAGGCGGTCCCGGGCAGCCTTGACGAGACCGCCCTGCTGCTCCGCGCCCACTTCCTGAGCGGAGCCCTGGTCTCGGTCATCAGCCAGTGGACCGGCGGTCGACTCGACCGCACGGAAAACGAGGAACACGACGCAGTGAGCATCGAGCGCATCGCACAGGCGACCTGGTCCCTCATCCGGCGCGGGGCCTGA
- a CDS encoding crotonase/enoyl-CoA hydratase family protein, protein MTTTPLLVERRGPVAVLTLNRPEVLNAVDSALAAELGAALDLLDRDPELRVGVLTGAGRAFCAGADLKALAAGEPVHDPAHEEWGFAGITHHPVRKPLIAAVDGVAYGGGTEIVLACDLVVAGEEARFGLPEASRGLLAGAGGLIRLPQQVPFRAAMEAALTGEPISAATAREWHLVNRLVPQGEALSMALVLAERIAANAPLSVQASRRLIRAAAAGAPESEIWSENAEFSTQLLASQDAKEGMLAFAERRSPVWQGR, encoded by the coding sequence ATGACCACCACCCCGCTGCTCGTCGAACGCCGCGGCCCCGTCGCCGTCCTCACCCTCAACCGACCCGAGGTGCTCAACGCCGTCGACTCCGCCCTGGCTGCCGAACTCGGCGCGGCACTGGACCTCCTGGACCGCGACCCCGAGCTGCGGGTCGGCGTGCTCACCGGCGCCGGCCGGGCGTTCTGCGCCGGAGCCGACCTCAAGGCACTGGCTGCGGGGGAACCCGTCCACGACCCCGCCCACGAGGAATGGGGATTCGCCGGGATCACCCACCACCCGGTGCGCAAGCCGCTGATCGCCGCCGTCGACGGCGTGGCATACGGCGGCGGCACCGAGATCGTGCTGGCCTGCGATCTGGTCGTGGCCGGCGAAGAGGCCCGATTCGGCCTGCCGGAAGCCTCCCGTGGGCTGCTTGCCGGGGCGGGCGGGCTGATCCGGCTGCCACAGCAGGTCCCGTTCCGCGCTGCCATGGAGGCCGCACTGACCGGGGAGCCCATCTCCGCCGCGACAGCGCGGGAATGGCATCTCGTCAACCGACTGGTCCCGCAGGGCGAGGCGCTGTCCATGGCGCTCGTCCTCGCCGAGCGGATCGCGGCCAACGCTCCTCTGTCGGTGCAGGCCAGCAGGCGGCTGATCCGCGCTGCCGCCGCCGGCGCACCCGAGTCAGAGATCTGGTCCGAGAACGCCGAATTCAGCACACAACTACTGGCCAGCCAGGACGCGAAGGAAGGCATGCTGGCGTTCGCCGAACGCCGCTCCCCGGTCTGGCAGGGACGCTGA
- a CDS encoding DsbA family oxidoreductase yields the protein MRIEIWADVVCAWAYIGKRRVETALAGWEGESVEVVWRPFRIDPMAPAESLPMAEVLQDPVVDAALQQCAPGMSPAENRLRVSEIAAAEGLGPRWGAAWRANTQAAHRLIALAYASGGAALQDAVVEGVLRAHFIDALDIGLADTLAAVAERAGFPQGPELLASGAGEETVRELLLRGKAIGVKTSPTLVVGGKALAGAHSPAHITELLRGAAGSVTRELPAEVERFRHSEALLELGDPLGCLTLLGPLMEEFADDRNVRLLAARAYFHSAQLGRARATLEPLVAETPDDSYAQLLLGRVLKRQGLGAEAAPHLRMASAMTPEYKS from the coding sequence ATGCGAATCGAGATCTGGGCGGACGTGGTCTGCGCCTGGGCGTACATCGGCAAGCGGCGGGTGGAGACGGCCCTGGCGGGCTGGGAGGGGGAGTCGGTGGAAGTGGTCTGGCGGCCCTTCCGGATCGACCCCATGGCCCCAGCCGAGTCCCTTCCCATGGCCGAGGTCCTCCAGGACCCGGTGGTCGACGCGGCCCTCCAGCAGTGCGCCCCCGGTATGTCGCCCGCTGAGAACCGGCTGCGCGTGTCGGAGATCGCAGCCGCCGAGGGGCTGGGACCGCGCTGGGGTGCGGCCTGGCGTGCCAACACCCAGGCCGCACACCGGCTGATCGCCCTCGCCTACGCATCCGGCGGCGCCGCACTTCAGGACGCGGTGGTGGAGGGGGTGCTGCGGGCCCATTTCATCGACGCCCTCGACATCGGCCTGGCCGACACCCTCGCCGCCGTCGCCGAGCGGGCCGGTTTTCCGCAGGGGCCGGAGCTGCTGGCCTCCGGCGCCGGTGAGGAGACCGTGCGCGAGCTTCTGCTGCGCGGCAAGGCGATCGGCGTGAAGACCTCGCCCACCCTTGTCGTGGGTGGCAAGGCGCTGGCCGGTGCGCACTCCCCGGCCCACATCACGGAGCTGCTTCGCGGCGCGGCGGGCTCTGTGACGCGTGAACTCCCGGCGGAGGTGGAGCGGTTCCGGCACTCCGAAGCCCTCCTTGAGCTCGGTGACCCGCTCGGATGCCTGACGCTGCTCGGCCCGCTGATGGAGGAGTTCGCCGACGACCGGAACGTCCGGCTGCTGGCCGCCCGGGCCTATTTCCACTCCGCCCAGCTGGGCCGGGCCCGCGCCACCCTGGAGCCGCTGGTCGCCGAGACACCGGACGACTCCTATGCGCAACTCCTGCTGGGACGCGTACTGAAGCGGCAGGGGCTGGGCGCCGAGGCCGCCCCGCATCTGCGGATGGCCTCGGCGATGACTCCGGAGTACAAGTCCTGA
- a CDS encoding helix-turn-helix transcriptional regulator — protein sequence MSDIQVYSNPVGSLARTSVLVVLESELVRCGVFNLLHNVPSVAQVWSCSGPVAARELLIEHRPDIVVCHGSGELAPGLIQEAEAFEARVLLLLEDLRLEAIDEVVLLSSHGFLIQSELTSASLCEALARLDRGEMPLPAGLARTLMVRVRGTAGFHSSRKVSLTPREQQVLSLLAEGLSNKQIARRLTISEHGVKRHVTNLLAKLNSPNRTLAVALALQEGLV from the coding sequence ATGAGCGATATACAGGTGTACTCGAATCCGGTCGGTTCCCTCGCCCGGACCTCCGTACTGGTGGTCCTGGAGAGCGAGTTGGTCCGCTGCGGCGTGTTCAACCTGCTCCACAATGTCCCCTCCGTCGCCCAGGTCTGGTCGTGCAGCGGCCCGGTCGCCGCCCGTGAACTCCTTATCGAGCACCGGCCCGACATCGTCGTCTGCCATGGCAGCGGCGAGCTGGCGCCCGGGCTGATCCAGGAGGCGGAAGCCTTCGAGGCACGCGTCCTCCTGCTCCTCGAAGACCTTCGCCTGGAGGCCATCGACGAGGTGGTGCTGCTCTCCTCACATGGCTTCCTCATACAGTCCGAGCTGACCTCGGCGAGCCTGTGCGAGGCGTTGGCCCGGCTGGACCGGGGGGAGATGCCGCTGCCCGCAGGGCTGGCCCGCACCCTGATGGTGCGCGTCCGGGGGACCGCCGGGTTCCACTCATCCCGCAAGGTCTCGCTCACCCCCCGCGAGCAGCAGGTCCTCTCGCTGCTGGCGGAGGGCCTCAGCAACAAGCAGATCGCCCGCCGACTCACCATCTCCGAACACGGGGTCAAGCGGCACGTCACCAACCTGCTCGCCAAGCTCAACTCCCCCAACCGCACCCTGGCTGTGGCACTGGCCCTCCAGGAGGGCCTGGTCTGA